TAGtcgaagaaaatgaaaaatgggAAAATCAAAGTAGgagttaaaaattactataaatacgGTTGCCTGTGAAGTCATTTACtagtaagtaaattttttattttctcgcaATTTTCCGCTGTTAGAGAAcgttcattttttgaaaacaataattattaatcgtgtaagtaatttatatcaaataaaatatatgaatagccccaaaaaaaactatatgataaaatatataaatatataaaaaatatgtagaaaaatatataaaaaatataaaaatattttttatacatatacacttatccagaaaattgaaggaacaagaaaattttataaattttttagtgatttttggaaggctgtatttccgtaaaaaatgatcggatcaaaaaaataaagaagcgaattgaagcttgaagtctctagtttgaagatctttcagcaaaataattttttgagccacggattttgcggaatcataggaaatagctcgagacaaactttttctaaattttttggttttcgtTTTTTGGGTCTgcggggccgggaaaatttttttcagaaaaatcaatttatggctcgtttaggaaatttattcagctacaactttatttttttgtttctttgtgtaatcattaccaaaatgaaaaaattgatttttttcggattttctttcatttttccGTTAGTTactcagtaaatgtaaggtaaagagaaaaaaaaaaaaatttccgaaaaacgagataaaacaagaatttttttacgttttactcagggttttgtttttgtttttcagaaatttgttttttttttcttaaccactatcataattatttcacATACGATATGAGAACTGTTACCATACTTATGGGAACATTTTccagaaagtatgggcctatatcccataattccaagtaatcattaccataaagGTATGGGATGctatttcataaacgtactaggaacggttaccataaatttctctccatgTCGAATTTAAACTTCTGCACAAACccattattcattattaatagtttttacATTCGCATAaagtttctattatttaaaagctAGACAGCTtttaatgtatgtatagaaaattaaCAACTGAAACATAAAGTctgttaattaatcaaaaactgAAATTATCTAGCTTTGGAAGCAGATCAATTTCGATTGGAAAAATGTCAAAGATACTATTTGGATTTATTGCCGTTCTTGTTGTTATTGCAATGATGCAAGTCACTGTCGAAGCTTGCTCGGGCGGTGGAGGTCGATCACCGACGAATTCTTGCAGTCCCTTTGGATCATCGGTAAGCATAAAATAGGGGAGGGGGGgaggcaaagtgggccccttaaggaaaataattacaatatcattaattttttttacgcgtttacttctttttagacccttgatatttattttcacttcattatactgcgtccattaaaatttaaaaatcgaaaattaggggcaaactgggccctccaaaaaatttcggatttgatattttttattctttacggtgtgatatttgcaaataactataaaacaattgtattttaataatataaaagtcattttaatagtctgctgcgatataactttaaaacgtaattttattatcttcaactttcttaataaattatatttaatcaacAGTTTCggtggtctattttagccctcattgcataagaaatttcgataagctattatccgtccgaatttatGGACGCATAGAAAATGTTGAGGGACCCACTTTGCTCTCCCCTCTCctacgtaaataaataaagataacAAATTCactatttgaaatattatgagaaaaattttttctaattctatgaaattaattaacattattattattagtgctCAAGTTCTAACGATTGCTGTTCAGGAACCTGCCGCCAGCAAGCACGTGACGAATATACTAACTCGTGGGGACAAGAACATCATACCGTCTATTATTCTGAATGTGAATGATAATAATACTTTTCGAGGTACATATAATCgcatgctaagaaaaaaatatattcagttCACATTAACAGGGCCGACgataactgaaaaaaaaatttatttttttgtacccAAATTATCTGTATGcgatgacaataaaaaaatatgtgaaaaactaatattgactttttttttagatatgtTCCTTAAGGATCTAAGCCATTGtcactgaaagaaaaaaacaatttaattccaGAAAATCTGTTTACAGTCGaactccattaactcggacTCCATTATCTCGGAACTTCCTCTCAATCTTGACCCCCACTACGAGCTACGCAGTCTCCCACCCGATACTATACATTTGTATGTCTCTGtctatatttatctatatattattcatGTAGATGTAAGAGCGCATACGTTATAGTTTCCTTTTAAGGAAGAAGGGGCATCCGTTGACTCGGAAATTCCAAGAAGTTTCCGCTTCTCCATAAACTAACCgtccgagttaatggagttcatacttgatttataattctcaaaacaaaaaattttctactaaaataaagtataataaactaagagacctagtacccgatcactcatgtatttgtatatctatatttagtagaatttagtaaatatacatatacaggtcttttaccttactcATTATTTTGATAATGATCGTTTCACTCTGGCTATAAATTGCTACAGACaatggaaatttattaaaatcaagaAAACTCTATGAATAAATTAGCATTTCAAAAAGAGAGATTACAAGTCAACAGAGTTAGCGCAGTGGTTAGCAGTCAGAACTCGTAACCTGAGAGACCTGGGTTCGAGTCTCACAACAACCGCGGATTTTTTAatgatgcaaaaaatatacCCTATCGAAAACATCCATATGAGAATCCGGCCTAGATTTTTATGTGGGTTCCCACATGTCGTTTTCGGATGGGTGTCGATATGATTTACTTCAGAAATCTACACCATGCCAAATCCATATGGAATCTAGTATAGGTTCCCATGTGGGTTATCACGACGATTTCCTATGGGGATCTAGTATGGATAAGGAATTAGGAAACTAGCGGGTCGGCatgtcctactttcctccctaggtgtgtaatatactaattCTTCGCTctaaacagggcaggaatttaaactttcggcgcaggtatggtgaaaaattatttattattactaggGTATGACGACCAATAACGGGATTTTAATGGCATCCGAAAAGTGATAGTTTTGTGAATCACAGAATGACAGAAGGgtgatgtgtgtgtgtgtgtaagagggggggggggggtaaatGATTGAATAATCTGTAATTTGGATAGAAAATGAGTAATCAAGAATAAACGAatgtgtttatttttaaattggttatttatttaattatcaattttagataatttttatttcatcgatATTGTaggtaattattttgaattatttgaatttctgaaagaaatgaatttttcatttctaagTTTTACTAAGAAATTATAACACATCGTTTACATTGTTCATTATAGTATCATTTAATCCGCTAATGTTTTCAACAGTTGCCATAAACAGAGCCGGGTCATTCCAGAGTTTGTAGCCATCGTTGGGTCCAACTATAATTCCAACTAAAACATTGACATTGGGATTTGTTTTCAAGGTACAAAATAAACCACTTCCGAGATTCcactgtaaaatttattaaaatggaattatttaatttattggtttaataatttaatatttcaaaatcacatatatattagagtgtttccaaaaaaaataaaaacaattttttttttttatggtatccaaaaattgaaagtataactaaaattaaaaattttggtaccattccgagctcttaataatgatattaaggtttgcctcaatccatttttctattttccatttaaataacacgggaaaaaaaattttttttttagaattttccagcTCATAAACCAATCAACGGATTTTAATGCACAACAAaactttttgtaggaaattgaacgctctacaaaaaaagtctcttatcattttttgataaatccatctgttgaaaagttatttaagcttcaagtcaaatttatagtaaattttgagatttttttactttcccggcgaaactatcagtcttatcaaaaaatatcacaggagcttttttgtagataattttatttcttgcaaattatcagaaataaagtttttcgaaattctgcgttgttttcaagttatttccatttcaatgtcaagctcttaaaaaaatatatttctgattaattttaagagcttgacattgaaatgaaaataaattgaaaacaatgcggaatttcgaaaaattttattcgtaataatttgttaggaataaaattacctacaaaaaagtttctatgacattttgtaataagactGATGGTTTCGCCAgaaagtgaaaagatctcaaaatttactataaatttgacttggaacttaaataacttttaaacagtgggatttttcaaaaaatgataagagactttttttgtagagcgttcaatttcctacacaaAGTTTCATTGTacataaaaatccgttgagTGGTCTGTaagctagaaaattctaaaaaaaaaaaatttttcctatgttatttaaatggaaaatagaaaaatggattgaggcaaaccttaatattattattaagagctcggattggcatcaaaatttttattttcaggtatactctcaatttttgaataccaaaaaaaaaaatttgttttttctgaaacaccctaatatatatggggcattccacgccaaatcaaccacttttgaactcgacccctttaatttggctgaaaattttttctctttttctaccctatcaaaaatgtttctcataattttttcaaattttttcacccaaccgaaaaaaagttataaatttttgaaaaaaatggctttttttattttaaatagctataactttctcaaaattcgactgattgggacgttttttttttcaaaatttttgtttttaaatttactttttgaaaaaaaatacaaaaaaattattgcaacctatcttcattgtttttttgtagatttttagaaaaaatcaaaaatttttcgatgtttaccatttttgatttttgattttttttttttatatgaaactttgacattttctgcagatcctctaattttttcagagtgatgttttttcgatttatattttttttttccaattgaaaaaaaaaattatttacaactagccttatttttcatgacagcatgcttaaaatttttgagagtgctcagaaaattttcaaatttggaaaaaaaaaataaaaacaataaatttaactggtaatgttcgaaataatttgaatttggttcgaaaaatcaagtttaaaaataaaaggaccttctgaataatttttttgtatttttttctgaaaactacatttaaaaacgaagaaaatgaaaagaaaCAGTTTTCATTtggtccatttttggacagatgctggcaattcaaaaaaattccttctacactcattgttttatggttaaaaaaatttttttaccataatttttttatggttaaaaaaatttgatgtttaCTATTATAGTGATTTTGAAATAACGCTAATGTCTTAATGTACTCACAACATCCTCGGAGCCAAGACAATAAATATTAGCAGGATTTCCATAACGATTATCGAACACTACATAATCACAGTAAGTAAATGTTATATTCCAACCATTATAATGTGGTACGAAACACTCGTCTATATCAATATCATtaagatttgaatttattttcacgTATCCATTTTTATCTTGTTCAGATTCAACTGGTTCATTAGTTATAACTACTGCTATTTTACGTTTATTTCTATTGAAAGTTTCATCTAAGTCTTCACTGTAGTGTATGTTACtgacattgaaatttattctctTACTTGTTTCATTACCGTGGACATTTTTGCTGATATAACTGTTAGTAATATTAGGAACCCTGAAATTAACAGACATTAGCAATTTCCGGTTTTATTtttccacaaataaattacgaaaaaaaaaaactaaaaatatgcacatgtagaaaattaaaaaagctataggtgaaatttttgaaatatttttttttttaattttttgttacccGAATAAATGTtacgacaaataaatatatcggcATTGAGAAAATTTCCTTGAATAAtacaactaattaattttcgtggataaaatttttcggatatcCCTCTACTCAATTTTGCTGGACCTTCTCcgatttaagtaaaataaaaaaatgctattttataaaatttaatttttttagatttaccGTTCGAGACATATAGGATCAGTGATGTATACCCGCGGTGCGATAAATGTACCATAACATGTAGACCACATTTGAGTGTTGGAAATTTCTAAATCCCATCCGTAAAACATATTAGTGGGTTCATTATATGATTCAACGTCTTCTACCATTGAAAAAGAATGTACCAATATTCCGGtgttaagaaataaaatcaacagtttaaaaatcatttttctagaagagaaaaaaaatttagcacaataaataataattattaattatgtgaACACTCTTTAAGAActcgaaaataatttctgtgtcaatgtaaacttttttttttttgtggaaaattataaaataactcgtgtatttatatttcaaattagaataaaaaaaaacgattaattCTTATTATTCTCAAGCTATTAAATCTACGGACATATCAGCATATGTATACGACAATAGATATGTGAATTTTTTACGACTCACAagataagatttttaaaaaatatgttagtcgtgatcttataaaaaaaatttccatt
The DNA window shown above is from Microplitis mediator isolate UGA2020A chromosome 1, iyMicMedi2.1, whole genome shotgun sequence and carries:
- the LOC130667479 gene encoding uncharacterized protein LOC130667479, encoding MIFKLLILFLNTGILVHSFSMVEDVESYNEPTNMFYGWDLEISNTQMWSTCYGTFIAPRVYITDPICLERVPNITNSYISKNVHGNETSKRINFNVSNIHYSEDLDETFNRNKRKIAVVITNEPVESEQDKNGYVKINSNLNDIDIDECFVPHYNGWNITFTYCDYVVFDNRYGNPANIYCLGSEDVWNLGSGLFCTLKTNPNVNVLVGIIVGPNDGYKLWNDPALFMATVENISGLNDTIMNNVNDVL